tcacaatgCAGCAAACAGAATACCTTAAAGTTGGAGTTATTACCTAGAAATAGAGATAGATATTAGAGATAAAATGAGAGCCATTGTTGCAGAACGGAACAGATCAGCTCTTATgtaagtgattttattttcaaaataaaacacttttatccCTCTTTCACAtttagagaaaaagaaaaaggggcaACAGAAGCAGAAAGACTCCGCAGATGGTAAAACAAACCTGCAGCGTTCCAAAACCTTTGTCAACCTTTTCTTCAAGAAAGACCATAAAGACAAGAGTCGCTCGAGGTCTCCGTCTTATCATCCTAATGGTGAGCCTGATGTCACAACATCATTCTTTCGTTTCAGGTGTACATTgtggaaaaagaacaaaattttcaaggacagttttaatttttttttcttaatcttgAGAATTAAAGATGAGATAAAGTAAGAGTTTTGAGCCAATTATAGGTCACGTTGctctagctttttttttctaagtcttTGAATGACACTGCTTGATTTTAATGCTGTCTGCAGATGTTCACATCTTGTTTCATGTGCTATCATTGCATAATTTTTTTGGTAGCCTGATTAAGTAGTCTATAAAATTTCAGCGCAGTATGTGTACCTTTACAGGGGCAttccagtaaattagaatattattagaaaagtaatttatttcagtaactcaactCACTGAAACACATagagattaattacacacaagCATATGTCTTTAAGCCTGAATATCTGTTAATTATGatcattttctgcttacagctaaCGAAAACACATATACTTTCTTAGGGATTATAACATTACATCAggccaataaaacatttacagaaatgtagGGTTAATGATAAATATGTTCAATAACTACTTAAAGATTGTTGTTTTCAGAAGTTACATTTAAGACGTCAAATGGGCCTCATTGGAAAACATATTCCAATTTACTGGGATGCATCTGTATAAATGGCAGGGTGATATTTTGTGAACTGGTGATTTAATTCTGCTCTTTGATGTGTCTTTGATGTGTGGCACCTTATTTCCTACTTgggacaaaaaaacccaaccttgACCATTAAACTTCATTCCTAGAAAAAGAGCGAAGTCGTCCATTCCAGCTCTTTACTTCCCCGAGGGAATCCCACGCCGGCAGCCCACTGCCCCATCATGAGACGCTGCAGCATGTGGAGAACATGTCAAAGAAATTGCTCAGTCCAGACGAGGTTGCTGCAGTGATGAGACATTGTCGGCGGGTGAGCTGCTTGGCTAGAATTACCCATTAACAAcctcttttgtgtgttttggctcTTAGAGATTTACCTGTAACATCAGCTGTTCCCTTTGTGAGCTTGAGTGTGTGGTGTTAGTCCCTGTGTCAGAGGTTGTTCTTCAGCAACAGACGTGTctggcagcagctggaacaaAAGATGGATTTGGCCTGTTGAATTACCATCAAATGTCCTTCACAGAACAATACTTTAGAGTTTTTGAGGACATATAATCTGTGACAGTGACTTACCTCTTAACAAACCGATTAAAGACCCAAAACTACGCCGTGTGGACTTTCAGGGCACTCCTGgatgagaaaatattaaaaatgaatgcagCTAATTTGAAGACAAACACGCTTCTGGAAGTTTACTTTTCTCTGGAGGATATCCAGTGGTATTCTCTCTGTTACAGCTCAAGGCAATGaaggaaataacacaaaacagcaacCACAacttgattgtgttttttctttgcttacTTGGCCCATTGTTGCTATAAAAAATGTAGAGCTAAAATCTACttaaatctgcagaatgtcTCCTAGAATATGCTTTAAATCTTAGTAATTTTCTGGAATCTTTTTGAGTCAAATCAATAACtgacctttgtttttttttgtttttttttcttgcagtttttGTCTGACAATGTGATTGAGGATTTggtgcgccccctgctggcaaTCTTGGATCGGCCAGAGAAGCTGCTTTTGCTCAGAGAAATAAGGTAAGCTGCCATCCTCTCTCATCCCAGTGCAAAAAATGATTGGCTGACAGGCTGTGATACTGTCTTCTGCAGAATGCTGATACCCACGTCTGAGTTGGGTCGTTTTGACAGCCTGGTGATGCCGTTTGAGCTGGAAGCGTATGACATCCTCAAGAGTCGCTCTAGTAAGCAAGGATGATCTAAAAACTTCTCAGTTTTATTGTAGTCATTTCCTAAATATAGTGTGCTGCTTGTGCATGTGAAAGAAAACTCTCTATGTAGAAAACTTCTATAATACAGCTAggaaatatgaataattttttgtttatttattccagTACGCTCGCCGGCTCTTCGGTCACCTCGCAGTGGAACTCCTCGGCGTCACCTCATCACCCCAATCCCAGGTATGTCAGCTATTTTATTCTTGTCCTCTTTGTTTTGTAGTCTTtctctttctgatttttttcattgtttatgaATATGGTACACATTTTAAAgacatgtttcttttctttctccagattatttcatatttattgtaTAAAACTGGAAACAGCTACACGAAGAGGTCATATTTTGCTAAATATGAATGCTGTTTTACAATCATACAGAAAACAACTGTGCATACCGTTATGCTCCCACTGGACCTcatctatataaaaaaatggtGTTGATTCACCTTCCTTTTGCATTTCTAAAACAGATACATCTACAAATCAAACTGTGCAAATTAGTCTTTAGTGAACGAAAGAGTGATTGTAGTCCTTAAGGAGCTGTTGTAGCTGGCTGACTGAAAGGAAACTTGGCTCCAGCATGAGAGTTATGAATAAAGCAAAGACGAGtaaacatgtaaacacaaaatctgacgTTTGTAATTGATGTAAACCAATTGAATAATATACGCATAAGTAGATCAATAACGTTTCTGTGAAACAATGGAAAGACAGTTTTCTGAATATTAACCCTAGTGGTAGCAAATACAACTGAAACAGGCGAGAGTCAAAAATATAATCCTGATGCACTCCAACAGTAAGACAGACTGGGTAGTAGCCATTCTTGATTAGCATATTTCCTTTTTGTGGCAAATATCTAAAACTTTTATGAATGCTTCAAAGTTTTGAGGAGAAAAGGAGCAGATggagaacaattttttttttactgtgattcTGCTTTCCCAGACTACAGAGGTGGATTTCACCTCCAGCCAGTTCATGACACACACCAGGAGCGCCAGCTGATCGAAGACTTCGAGAGACTTCGTCTGGCCAGCCAACAAACTGGTCACCTGCCACCTTCCCGTGCCTTCATCCCTCTGCTGGATGTGCCCGTCGATAACTATGCGTCTTCCATTGCGCGCTCACGTACCCCAAGCCCCAGCCACAGTTTCCTCCTCTCTGGATCTCCACACAACACCCAGCCTGGACGTCAACCTCACCGCTCCCCGAACAGGAGTGAGAATGGGACACCAAGGTATGACCAGGTGTCCTTGCTGTCTGTGTCAGACCGTGGAGACGCAGCTCCTGAGCGTGGGAGATCACCTGTGAGGAGCAGCCATggcagagggaggagagaggggaGTCCTGACAGCATCTACGGCAGACAGAGCAGGCAGGACGGCTACACTGAGGTCAGTGTGCGGGTTCCCTCACAGCGGAGAGGGAGAACCCCTCTAGCTGATGTGTTTGATccccagagagagagaagcccCTCCTCACGCCGAGGGAGTGGCCTGCAGGTAAACGGACACTTTCAAAATGGTCAAGAAAGAAGAGGAACTCTACCAGCTGAGGAGTATGAAATCATGACACTCACCATCTCCAAGGCCAAGCAATCGCTAGGTAAGAACAACTTACCTAGTTGTTCTTCATGTTCTTCACATATTCATGTGAAGACAATTGCAGTGCCAGTATCTGAAAAAGGCATTTAACTTGGGTAAGTTTGGTTTATGTGGTTGGGAAGAAGAAGGCAAAATTTAAAAGCAATTATGGTGAGAGACGGCTTTCATGGTTACTTGATAAGAAAAAACTCTTTAAGAAGATGGCCAACAGACATCAAGAGACAATATTACTGAAgcaaaaaagtgcaaaagaacCACAGAAGCACAATGacattatttttgccttttctcttctttgtgcTCATGTGGTTCACATTGTTTCATGTCTGTCTTTTTGGGTACAAAAAGGAACTTTTATATCCAAAGTAACTTTCTATAATCTACTCACAGTCTGCTGTGAGTAGATGTGATTGTGTAactctaataaataaaatgtatctgcAGGAGGTCACTCAGAGTTAGATCCGATCAGAAGTTTTAATCGGTTATGATCAAAAAGAGAATTTAATGGGTGAAAAGTGAAATATTCCTGAAGAAAAATTGCAAATATATTGAATTTAACATCAtagcattaaaatatttatctcaAGGGTTCATCAAAGATGTCGAAAAAATTAAGCTGTTTTGCAATAGTTAGAAATAAAGAAGACTGGGACAGAGCTATGGGAATtaatttggtattttaaatCTTATCTGGTCCTGTCCATCGACAGACTGTTGCATGTCAGAGCCAAAGGTCATATTCACTAATTTACAAAATGTCTGGTATTACCctacttttttattactttaagtGTGTATTTTTACAGGTATTAGCATCTCTGGGGGTATCGAGTCTAAGATCCAGCCTGTAATAAAGattgagaaaatatttccagGAGGAGCTGCCTCTACAAATGAGGCTCTGAAGGTGGGCATCTACTAACATAATattttaccaatattttttttgctctgacTTCAAAGCTAGATTTTCACCCCTTTTAACACTGGCCTGAAGAAACATTTGCAAAGTAGTTAACATATTTTCCACCTTCCCACCAAACATTATACAGATATTAACCCCATTTTTAACACATCAGTCGTCCATCTTGACTCTAGCGTGTTATCAGATCTCTGCTCTGTGGCTTCGAGCTGAAGGAGGTATTAGCTGATGTTAAAAGTGTGCAGTGAGGAGAAGATGAGTGGAGAGCCATCTCAGGTAGCGCATCGTCTCTATTATTAATGAGGAACATGGTTGCTGCTCTGCTAATGTATTGGTAATATATTGCCTGCACAGTTGCTTAATAGTGGCTGATGATCTTGGTCAGACTCCCTTTAAACACTTGATACACCGAGTCTTTCACTAAAGGTCACTTAGCATGCAcataaagaaactaaacatgAGAGAGCTGGAGCATGGGAAAGAGTTTCCCATAACAAAAACCGTAAGGAATATTTGAACTTCATTCCGACTTTATGTGTGAGCATGAATGTGAATCCATAGCAAGAGCAAAACCTTTCCATTCTTGAAAGAGAAGGGGGACAATCTGAAATGTCTGTTGTGCTAACAGCTGGAAGTGGCTGTAAACcttaatttaaatatgactgCTTATAAGAAATatagttaaaattttattcacCAACACAGTCAACCAGGTTAACACGGATTTAAAGAAGTCCAAAGTATGCCAAAAAcatttgagtaatattattcACAAGCTTGTTAACCAACAGAAGGTTTCAGTGACCGCCATCCTGTTTTTAGCCATCACTAAAAACAGACAGCTTGTTGGCTACTTGGTCCTGACAGAGATAAAAGTCTCCATGCTCTatattatctgttttttttcaccTCACACCTCACAGCTTGGCAAGTCAACTAGTTCTATTATTAGCCGCATGGTTCAATCCTACCTCCTTCCTCTCTGAAAAAGGAAGTAACACCTGAGTAGTACAGGAGTAGCACGTGTAATGTTCCTTCGTGTGATTGAGCCATCACACACTACATTTCCAAAAGTAATCATTCAgccatataaataaatgcatttatgtatttaaattagTTCTGTGACCAACAGTGGATAAAATCCAGCAGCTATGAATGCAGACCAATGGGTCACTCTCAGGAGCTCAGTACAGTCTAGCAGGGTGCCTTAATATAATCTTAACAACTAACTAAATGTTCCACAGACAACTGTCAGTGGAATTAATATAAAATGGAAATGACTGGGAATGACAGCAACATGCTCAGACATCCAAGCCTTCACATTTGGTCCAAAAGAATGTGTGGAAATCTTAATGGAAAGGCTTTCCATGGCTGAACAGCTGCATCCTCATCTTGCATCAGCTGTGctgcaaaaatgtgtttcttcaaaacaaaatagctCGTTTTCACAACCACCACAGGatatttgtttagatttttacatcacagaagaaaaaaaaaaagttttgtgtttaGGTTTGATACGTTTCCGGatattccttttatttttgaaaattacttttaaaaaaacacaagcagaatATTCCTTACACAATTAGTGTCATTTTGTGTGGAAATGCGATGCATATGTTACATAAAAGTGTCTtggaaaaacaatgaaagctttttttaaaatgatcttttcattaaaaacattgcTCAACTCTTTAACAGTTTTTAAGAGCCACAGTGGAGAATCTAAAGAGCCATTTCAGCAAACATGCAGCATTTTTGGTCAAGCTATGGTATCTGTTGCCCTCTGTCTGTTAAAAGAGAAAATCTCATCCAGCACTAAAAAGGATGGGGAAGATTAAAATGTGATCAGTGTaattcagataaaaaataatagttcAAAAAAACTGGAGAAAGGATTTTTAAGCTCTATTGGTTAAATTTAGCTAAATCTTTTCATGGAGAGCTAGTGAACATCACAGACTGTGGTTTGTGGCAAGGATCAAATTAGGACAGGACAGATGTAATAGCTTACATAAACCTTGTACGTACATACACAGACTTGATGTGATTAGATAGGCATCTAATAAATCgaaaagggagaaagaaaacagatctGACTGATAGTAACAATAgcctttgtctttgtgtgcTTTTGTGTAACGTGGTTGCTAACCTTCGCCGAGGCAGTACGCGTGAGGCAGGTGCATCCTCAGCAAACACCGTTGACATCAGAGGAAGTTCCTCTGCTGAGGGCTCAGAAGATTTGCAGCCGTCTCCTCACATCCTGCAGGAAATTGTACAAATACTCTCTAGCTATGTTTGCATGTGCAGGTGTTTGGggattgttgttttctttcactgACCTTGTGCTGAAGGggaaactttaaaatatacatgCAGTCATGTGTGAACATTTCGACATAAAGAGAGAGCCCCTAGAGTTTCTTTGCCattaattattttgtctgaagttttttttttttttgggggagAATACAGACTTCTAtaattaggagaaaaaaaaatcaaaagagcCTTTAAATGTTCTTAACATATGGTTGTGCATTTACAGGCAGGGTATGAGCTGTTGTCCGTCGACGGCGAGAGTCTGCAGGGAGTAACTCATCAGCACGCTGTGGACGTCATCCGCCGTGCCTTCAGCAACAAGGCCAAAGACCCGATGGTTTTCGTGGTCAAGGTCCCGAAGGTTCCCCTCGTCCCCCCGGAGCTGTGAGACCTGCTGAGTGGACGCTGTGCGCCTCGCCAGCAGACTGCTGCCGAAGCATAAAAGACAGTGAAACCTGCAACTCCTGATGGAAACAAAGTGAATCAAGCAGATTGTAGTAAAGTTTGTTAGAAACCCTTTTTTGCCACATCAACATGTGAGATGAAGTCCAACATGTGTGacttttataacattttattaaatgcatttgctatagatgtttttttttttataaagtatgGTTTATGACAAGATTATTTGATTCATGCTTTAGCTCTTGGTTGACTGTGCCACTGTTCCAACAGGCCTATCCGTGACCTCAGCACTGTCTGACAGTGGACTGCACTTTACTCTCCTCAGCCCAGCAGCCCTCGCAAAAACCGCCAGACAGAGATTATCCCTGCTTGTGTTATGAGACTTATAGATTCATATCCAGATTAAAGTCCTGTGTTATGTCAAAACCGAGAGTTTGATTTTAGTGAAAGTCTGggataattaaaatgttctgccccgtatttttatgcatatttttttttcttcttttttggcaaATTTTTTGTGCTCTGAAGCAATCCGCCACTTTAGAGGCTTAATTACAGCTCGCTTTGGTCAAAGCTTATGCAGGCatgaaaagaagaaggaaatcACATCACAGGGGAAAGCAGGACTTGGACGCTGGTGGTATGGTTTAAATCAGAGCAAGGGAGCTCAGATAAGAGCAGGAGGATGTGCTGTGCATAGTGCCTTATTTCTGTGGGAGGATAACACTGATAAAGTATTACTCATAAGTGGTTCTGAGGTGAAGGCTTCATGACCGCAGATGTGGTAGAAATGTAAGGATGGAACTCGTGTCTCAATGTTTTTGAGTTGCTACTAAATACAGAagtagtttttaaaactttgaccTTAAACcatagatttttaaatttcctttacagaaataaagaaataaaccacCACAAGAGGTACTGCAAGATATGTGATGTTTGAACTACTAACACTGATACCTATTAAGACTAAACAAGAAGTCTGTAATATTAGATCATATTTCTCAACAACATATAGTTTTTTTGTGCtgacacaaaataacaaaataataatttaagtgGGTTGGAAAAACCTCAAGCACAACTATACGGCAGACTTCAAaggaaaaataacatatttaggACGCTTTATGCATTTTCTTGTGTCCCAGGTAACATAAACAATTACTCCACTCATTTTTACGTTGTGACCACTTgctctttaattaaaaacactgTAATTTGTACATGTATTGtacacataaaaatatacacaaacagCTACATACTTTATTGAATTAATAACACacagaaagtaaaaatacaaaaagaatgCTCACAAAAGGATgaaaaatgccacaaaaatgtaaaaacaacccccccgccaaaaaaaaaaacaaacagaaatgttacgTTGCTTTGGTCTAGTCACAGTGGCTACATTGGAAATAGATATGTTGCCTAAATAAAAGACATTGACACTCTGTTATACTGCTTggtgttttacatatttacacagaaaatagTCATGTtacttttgaacattttctcataTCTCATGCTGAgatgtgagaaaatgtttagGTGTGAGTCAGAAGCATCCTGTGCTTGTTGCTGTGCAGATGTGCTGATTAACAGTCTACGTCTAGTTAAAGTGAATGTGGCAGAACTGAGCTACTTCCCACAGGAATGTATACACAGTGCTTAATGCTCTAGACTATTTCATGATCCCCAATGAAAGTGGTGATAACGTGCAGCATACTGAAATATGATTGTAACATAAAACTTTCTAGACTTGCATCAGTCCATCTCTCACATTAATAAAGATGTTCCTCAAGATAACAACAATCTCATTTGTCTTCTAAGCCAATGTTGCGTGACAAAACGCAAAAGGAAGGTCTTGACTAGTATGACACTGGAAATCAACTTAAGGACAGCTCAGAGTAGTGAGAAAAAAGGCAAAGATGAGCAgaacacataaaaagaaaactcccTTCGGTTTTATATCCTGCTTTTCAGCAAGCTTGCTCATCAGAATGCAAGATTTTTCAATACAGAttatataatgtaaacattaACTTGTCATGCATTACAGTATTAGGTGCACGTGTTCTCTCTGCAGATGCTTCCATTTGTAACTCATCCATCAACTGAAACATTGGTATATGATCGACATCAATCCACACCAGTATTACAGCAAAAGTTATTCAGGtgctacatatatataaaaaatatacaactttTCCTCCATTATATAGATTCCCTCGTATCAATTCTATATTATTCCTTAATAAAGactctttacaaaataaagttcTCAGCAGCCCTATATCTCTATGCTCAGTGTCACACACAGCCCTGCATTTACTGTGAGAATGTTTCCACGCTCCATGAAAAGCCTGCAGGCTTTGAACGCTGCAGGAGCAAACACCTCTGCAAACTCTCACTTCACCTGAGCTGGCATCTTCCGAAAGGTCCTGCAAACAAAGACATGCAAACGCGCCGCTCCCATCTCCTTTAGCATTCAGTGAAAATAATTAGGCCAAATACCAGAAACACAGACgacttttaaacatgttttttttttttttttttttgggacttCGCTAGTAATGATATCTAGGAAACTAAAACAGTGctgaagtttacatacactcatcatgagcatgaaagttttattgTGTCAATGACTCattgaaaacattattttggtGGTGGGATGATTTTATGATAAGTACTTCCATAAATCTTACAAAAACAAGATAGGGGtgcaaaaagtttaaatgttacTCTGGTTTATCCATTTCAAAATCAGTTCTGGTTTAAGTTTAGGATCAATGTCCTGTTGAAGCACAAACGTTTGAAATTCAGTTCATGCCTTTTGTGATTGTGGTCAAACAGCTCAGTCGTTGTCCCGTCTTACCATAAAACGTTCCTCAACATGAGCaaataatgtaatgttttcaaaatgtaaaaaagccaaaaaataatgttttgccAACAATGTAATTAGTTATTACCTTATTGGAAAATAAGGTACACATAGTTACACATAGTTTTAATTTCTTGAGATTTAGTGCATTCCAATACGAGAGCTAAATGCATTTCACagtaattaatttaatattccTTCATACATtaatatataaatctatatatctAAGCAAATAATATCCTACATAAAGATTTTTCAGTGGATAATACTCAAATAGAATCTCATGACCTTAATTAGGTAAGAGCGCTGCATATTCTGCATACTTGACAAATTAATGTGACTATTATGCCAACTAACACACCCATctgatgagtaaaaaaaaatattcataagaAATACAGCCCTTTTATGCACATATTATGCATATTAttagtatatatttttaaagaatttcctcaaattcaataaacaaagaaaattttaCGACATTTTATTGTTCTAAAATATTAGAACAATAACTTATGTTATTCACCAGCTGTTACATTAATGGCTTGATTCCATttagaagtgaaaaaaatgtgttgtgttATTGGCAGCTAAGTTATCAATCACTATTATAGTTATTGGTCACTACAATCccccaaaacacaacaaaactggTTTAGGAATAATAAAAAGTAGAGAAACAATAAAGCCCAGACCACAACTCTATTGAAAGTGTATGCACTAGGCTTTAAAAGCTGATATGTGAGGACACaatccaaattaaataaactctGCTGATTATATTGACAGTGATCATATCTCTAACCATAATTATGCCAGAAGCttgttacaaaaaaacattggagTGAAGTGGAGCTTGTTAAGGgacatttatctaaatattaGTAGGGAAGTATATACATATTTGAATGTTTATGTATAACTTTGAACCTGTGcagattaaagaaaacattaatttaattccaatttgctgaaccaattatattttttctgatgcattgtttttgtttaaactatTTAATCCTGAAAAAGAGAACCGTTTAAGTGAATAATCATTAAAAGAACTAAATTAGCGTGACATTCATACCGTTAATGAGTGTGTGTAAACTCTTGACCTGCACTGTGGGAGTCacagaggaaagaaagaaatccaaaacaGAAACTACAGGCATGTAATAAATCTTCGTTGCCGCACAAGATTGTAATCCTGCACTTTCGATACTGGTTTGGATTTGGTTTCACCCTGGTGCTAATAGCTGAGATAGATAAAAATAGCTAACAATGAAGCAGAAAGTTGGaactgggagaaaaacaaataaaaaagagagatcTTTATAAACCCCACTGATATCTGCCATACTTCACCTCTTCCCCCAAGCTAAATTCAGGCTCGCTACATCGTCTGAACCAGTTTTATGAGGCACAGTATGACTAAAAAACATGAGTTCAAAGTGAAAAACTAGCTTTTATTGGATCCTGGAGTCTTGGTGGGAAGCAACAGAATGAGATGTCCACAAGTAAATAAACTATGAGCTCAAACATCGAAGTTGAGCTTAGTTGGTAtcacttttctgattttcttctgaagaaaacagaataatcCCAGACAAAAAAGAACTGGAAATCTTGGGTAAAATCATGCCATTGTTTCTCTCAGTGAGCTGAGCAGAGATGAGTTATTATGTTCTTTCTCTCTGAAAACACAGGTCACCACACATGTGCTGTAATAACACAAACTGCAGCCAAAATGCCTAAATTACAACATGTCTTCTAACTTATTTACAGGTTGGTGGTAAATGAGGAATCTAAACTGTCAATGctatgaagttttttttttttgcggcaCCGTAGTTTAGACTGGTCACTGCTAACTGAACTGCTGTGTTGACGCCtgaatatactgtacatgctgGTGGCCAGGTGTTTTATATTGCAAGCAGCCAAGAAGCTTAAGTGCATGATGATGAGATTTTTCTGTAGggaatattttatatatatatatatatatatatatatatatatatatatataattttttgctTTAGGTTCCTGTTTAATTTAAACACCCTGATTTGAAGATATTCTAAAAATGACACGCTCCTCAATGCTTTTGGTCTCAGAAAGAATGCAGTCTTTGTGCTGGCTTTACAGAGGTAAAAACCTAATAGAAACACTGCAGGAGATGCCAGGAGATGAATTAGTGGGGCACATCTGTGTTAACACGGACTAACAAATGCACCTTTGGGAGATGTTCCCTTTTTAACAGTGTTCAGAGCTCGGTCTGCGCTCCATGTAACACCACGTTGAAGCTAGTACAGCATTTGGTCCACAGTTCAGTGTTTGGTTTGCATCTTCAGGAACTTTAGTGAGTTTTCTCCATGTTGTGTGTGC
The Xiphophorus hellerii strain 12219 chromosome 22, Xiphophorus_hellerii-4.1, whole genome shotgun sequence genome window above contains:
- the pdzd7a gene encoding PDZ domain-containing protein 7a → MAGSFHHPAWSEMTNGGGHPHFSNGGRGGGSQSTTRYMLKKQQRHRRRSSSPMGRVILINAPVDGGDDSEDIHTVTVNKSPDGRLGFSVRGGSEHGLGIFVSKVEDDSTAAQAGLTVGDKVVEVNGVSLESITMSSAVKVLTGNNRLRMVVRRVGKIPGIRYSKEKTTWVDLIHRRMVVEENGRTPSEASSDSALRRIVHLFTTSDDYCLGFNIRGGKEFGLGIYVSKMDPGGLAEQHGIKMGDQILAANGVSFEDITHSNAVEVLKSHTHVMLTIREVGRYPAYKEMVAEYGWLDKLANGGPALSSQGSDSNSSVSSLSSSTPVSSLSGLSQVLFPPVFRSEMVDVAICTEDRSRRQSSAERTADSAIQTDPPAADFMDHSPPNRLDPDRLVGTETSRTVGETMLLKDTVIRGKGEGPRDMGEVKELGRGRVRTPSAGERDAEKQSPKTEALMALSKPRKPIQRSQSHITVSEKKKKGQQKQKDSADGKTNLQRSKTFVNLFFKKDHKDKSRSRSPSYHPNEKERSRPFQLFTSPRESHAGSPLPHHETLQHVENMSKKLLSPDEVAAVMRHCRRFLSDNVIEDLVRPLLAILDRPEKLLLLREIRMLIPTSELGRFDSLVMPFELEAYDILKSRSIRSPALRSPRSGTPRRHLITPIPDYRGGFHLQPVHDTHQERQLIEDFERLRLASQQTGHLPPSRAFIPLLDVPVDNYASSIARSRTPSPSHSFLLSGSPHNTQPGRQPHRSPNRSENGTPRYDQVSLLSVSDRGDAAPERGRSPVRSSHGRGRREGSPDSIYGRQSRQDGYTEVSVRVPSQRRGRTPLADVFDPQRERSPSSRRGSGLQVNGHFQNGQERRGTLPAEEYEIMTLTISKAKQSLGISISGGIESKIQPVIKIEKIFPGGAASTNEALKAGYELLSVDGESLQGVTHQHAVDVIRRAFSNKAKDPMVFVVKVPKVPLVPPEL